The Brassica oleracea var. oleracea cultivar TO1000 chromosome C6, BOL, whole genome shotgun sequence genomic interval ATAGAAGAATCGAACCTGGTCAAAAAAGAAGAAGGTTACGGTAGAAACAAGGGAATCTCTGCAGAGGGAAACACATGCTATAAATGGTAAGAGCAGCTTACCACAAAGGGATTGCGGACGTTGATCAAAATATCTCGTTCAGCATGTATTCTTTCAACAGCATTCTTGCGGATCATATCTGCCTTCTTCAGAACCTAGGGAGTATGAAAGCCTCCCAGTTACAATATCTTACAAAAGAAAGTTTGACTGATATTTTGCCAGAATTACTTGAAATAAATAAACCGAAACCGGAATTAAACGAGAATGTATTTTTTCTCAGGTATTAGACAGTTCCTAATTTTATTATCCGATCCGACCCGAATCCAAAGCTAATCAAACAAATCTGAACCGAAAATTTGCTGGTTTCTATGAGGATTCTCTAGCCCCCTATCCAAACTACCCGAGATCCTAAATAATCGACCCGAACCAAAATGCTTACGCCTAAGCTTAACTGTACAGAACTGAAATACTTCACAAGAGTAACAGAAGCAAAGCGAAATGAAATTTAAATACCTTAATTGCAAATATGTCTCCTGTTGCTCTCTTTTTAGCCAAAAGAACTCTCCCAAAAGCTCCTCTACTAATTTCTTTTATCTCCTCAAAATCATCAATGGATATACGGTCCCGCAGATGTACTGATCTGATCCTCAAACTGCGTTCAACATCATCTTCCAAAAGAACATCTTCATCAATTACGGTGCTTGACAGGTCAACTTTTTCATCATCCAGAATCTCGTTCAGCTGAAGATACTTAGCACTACATAATAAATAAAATATTCTATTAATATTTGCCTCAACTGATAAGAGTATATAGATTCATTTCCCCGAACACTTGTACTTCAAGCAAAGACAGCATGGGGAGAAAGCCAATAATATATTTTAAGAACTCACCGTATCAACTTTTCTATGCGTGTCCCGAAAGTTTCTACTGTAAGCGCATCAAAATATCTGCGGTCTACGGTAACCCTCAAGTCATGAAGACAAGAATGTAAGATCGTCATGGATTTATCATCATGTGATATGGCTTTTGCTGCTCGTCTTGCAATGTTAGAAAGTGCAGTCATCTGCATCCAGAGGTGATTCATCAGCCAGCATATTAAATAACAAAAGACTAGGAAAGTATGATCACAGAGCAGTACCAAGACCTACCAGTGGAATATCATACCGGTCATGGAATGTAACCTTGCCTCCTAACAATTCAAATGGATTGGGTCTAGGGGATCTAGGAGTCATGCTACTGGCAGATGAAGTAGTAGTCATGCCTTGATCAGACTTGGGACCGAAACAGTCTAGCATGTCGTCTGGTCCTCTTGGGACGCGGCCACTTAGCCTAAAGTTTTTGATATTAATAAGAGTCAAAGCAACTCTCTCCAGCCGCGCATCAACACTCACACCCTTGTGATCATATCTATCAGCCAAATCACATATTTTAGAGTGATCTTCCACGTGGGTGGTGGGAACATCCTCCTCGCATATACGACAGATAATTGATACTGCAGCTTCTTTTACACCTTTCGACCCTATAGATGGAAGTCTATTCCAAGAAGTTTCATTGTACGGAGAAGAGAGAAGTCTTGACTGACTTAGCTGTACGAAATCTTCCTCCTGCCTCCAACCTTCCTTGCGAAACTGAAGTAATCTAGTACATCTGGTAAGAATAAACAGCAAGCGAGTATGAAGCTGCTTGGGAACACCAGGGGGAAGCTCCTGCCGTTTATCATCTAACTCTCGAACTATCCTCTCACAGTGAAGCCAGAACTCTCCTGAACTAGCATTGGTACATTTCAGTGTCAAAATCATTAAGGCTCCAGTTATAACCTTCAACTCATGATTATTTCTCGCATTTTCCGTAGAAATTCCAAGCAAGTCCTCAGAAAAAAATTTAAGGTCGACATTCACTTCTTCCTTTGCTTTATTAAATTTGGCCTTGATATGATTCAATACTTCCTGCTTAAGAGGAGACGATTAGAGCATGCATAGAACAAATTTCCAAATAAAGTTTAAACATAGACATGAGCACCAAGACTACCTCCCAGCTGTTCGACCTATGAGGCTTCTTTAATGGAAAAGGCCTTACACCTTCCGCGTTCAACTCATGAGAAAAGCTCTTATTGTCACCAGAGAAGCACTTTCTTGGAGCACTGGTCATGTTAAGTAAGGCCTGATAACGAGGGGGTTCTAGCTCCTTTGGATTCTACAAAGATAGATAGATGTCAGAACAAGGGCCGGATCTCAGATTTTGGAGGGCTTTAAACATTTCTTCACAATTTTAATTAAAAAAAATTCATAATTAGAGGATCTATGTAAAATGTCTCCATAAAATTTTGGGCCCAAGACCGATGTTTCATTCGGCTGTCCTCACGCAAACCCTTTTTTGTTTGATGACGTTAAGGACTAAGGAGAAACGATTACGTACCTCAGGTGTGCCCGTGTCGGAAGGTGATACGTTGGATGTATCTGCTTAGCAACATCAAAATCAAAACGTGAGAATACAATAATTGAAATATCAATATAACAACAACATGAACAAGAGAGTTTTGAGCATATGTGATCATCACTACTCGTACCCGAGTCCTGATGAGTATTCAACTCCGGCAAGTCGTCAGACCGTACCACCACCGGAGTTGCTTCACCATTCCTAAAGCTGAAGCAAGCTTCCAGCGTCGCCCGGAGGGACCTCGTCTTGATCCGATTCAAGCCCAGGGACGAAGCCACCAGGGTAGACGTTTCAGCTCTTAGTTTCTTCCCGTTAAAACAGGAAAATGACAAGTAAGATCGCGAGGGAACTGAAGAGTGAACTTGATTAGGCGAAGAAGCTCGTTTGCAATGCTTCTTCGCGAACTCTATTAAAACTGCCGCGAAGCCAAGTATTCGAATGGATCTCCGTTTCCTGTTATCGGATTCGCTCGGAGAATTGTTGGCGCTGTCGACCTTCTTCGAGGAAGAGAAGAGCCTCCTCAATTTCTTGAACTCCATATCTGATTCCCCAAAAACCTGATCTTACCACAAAACAAAAACTCCATTTCAGAAACACAATCTCTCGAAGACGAAGAAGATGACGTAACTGTATAACAGTGTAAGAGGGAAAGCTGATGTTTTTAAAGCAAAGGTGAAACACAAGAGTCAAACCTTAGTTAGTTTATATGATTAAACAAATGTTTTACGATCACTTTCTCATGTATATATGCATATATGAGTGGAGTAGATTACACAATCACCAGATTTTCTATAGGATTAAGGACTAATGGACATCATTGTTCTTATGTAGAGTTGCATAAATGAGTAGATTAGATACGACATTTGTCAGATTTTCAAGAGGGTTAATCTCAGAGATGAATTTAGTGTGGGGTTGTCAAGTTATAATTGGTTTGCAATATAAGGAATGAATTAATATTCCAAGATTTAGCACACTA includes:
- the LOC106299160 gene encoding probable serine/threonine protein kinase IRE3, translating into MEFKKLRRLFSSSKKVDSANNSPSESDNRKRRSIRILGFAAVLIEFAKKHCKRASSPNQVHSSVPSRSYLSFSCFNGKKLRAETSTLVASSLGLNRIKTRSLRATLEACFSFRNGEATPVVVRSDDLPELNTHQDSDTSNVSPSDTGTPENPKELEPPRYQALLNMTSAPRKCFSGDNKSFSHELNAEGVRPFPLKKPHRSNSWEEVLNHIKAKFNKAKEEVNVDLKFFSEDLLGISTENARNNHELKVITGALMILTLKCTNASSGEFWLHCERIVRELDDKRQELPPGVPKQLHTRLLFILTRCTRLLQFRKEGWRQEEDFVQLSQSRLLSSPYNETSWNRLPSIGSKGVKEAAVSIICRICEEDVPTTHVEDHSKICDLADRYDHKGVSVDARLERVALTLINIKNFRLSGRVPRGPDDMLDCFGPKSDQGMTTTSSASSMTPRSPRPNPFELLGGKVTFHDRYDIPLMTALSNIARRAAKAISHDDKSMTILHSCLHDLRVTVDRRYFDALTVETFGTRIEKLIRAKYLQLNEILDDEKVDLSSTVIDEDVLLEDDVERSLRIRSVHLRDRISIDDFEEIKEISRGAFGRVLLAKKRATGDIFAIKVLKKADMIRKNAVERIHAERDILINVRNPFVVRFFYSFTCRENLYLVMEYVKGGDVFSLLKIISLDETVARVYIAEVVLALEYLHSEGVVHRDLKPDNILIAHDGHVKLTDFGLSEVGLIDSTSDLSGSKLPTLEHKSERRDRLGTPDYMAQEILLGTGHGATADWWSVGVILFEFIVGFPPFNADSPQQVFDNIINRRIPWPSDPEMSYEARDLIDRLLTKDPHQRLGARGAAEVKQHIFFKDINWDTLPKQKAPFVPETEDALDTSYFQSRYASDKRSSPTNENGKSCESGSSGCLSNDHNDGVDERCGPAELETNVSENNPFDNFSYKNLSQLACINYDLVSKGQKHGTATTLYPRQQNTFIFETLVERGL